In Bacillota bacterium, the following are encoded in one genomic region:
- the rplT gene encoding 50S ribosomal protein L20 encodes MTRVKGGPHSRRRHKKILKLAKGYFGGRHALFRPANETVMHALAHAYRHRRLRKREFRRLWIARINAAARRNGLSYSRLIAGLKRAGVAINRKMLAEMAVRDRAGFEQLVERARAAL; translated from the coding sequence ATGACCCGTGTCAAGGGCGGGCCGCACAGCCGGCGCCGCCACAAGAAGATCCTGAAGCTGGCCAAGGGCTATTTCGGGGGGCGCCACGCCCTCTTCCGGCCGGCCAACGAGACCGTCATGCACGCGCTCGCCCACGCCTACCGGCACCGCCGCCTGCGCAAGAGGGAGTTCCGCCGGCTGTGGATCGCGCGCATCAACGCCGCCGCGCGACGGAACGGGCTTTCGTACAGCCGGCTGATCGCCGGGCTGAAGCGGGCCGGCGTGGCCATCAACAGGAAGATGCTGGCGGAGATGGCGGTGCGAGACCGCGCCGGGTTCGAGCAGCTGGTGGAGCGGGCGCGCGCCGCGCTCTGA
- a CDS encoding RNA methyltransferase, whose amino-acid sequence MRLESAGNPRLKLVRRLARDRRLRHQRGLVLVEGVQLARDALAAGLGVELAVLAPEMWGEEARGLAAGLPADRVVEVSPSLFRQLSDVESPQGVALLVRMPAPWDGRSGSADHPLLVVDRLQDPGNLGTLLRAAEGLGCRAALLLEGTVDVWNPKVVRSAMGAAFRLPLRWGVERERLLAETVAQGWRLLVAMPRGGRPLWETPLLGPVAVVVGNEAGGVSEEIRRRAEAVTIPMEGGESLNAAVAGAMILYEAARQRAAIQRKAML is encoded by the coding sequence GTGCGCCTGGAAAGCGCGGGCAACCCGCGTCTGAAGCTGGTCCGCCGCCTGGCCCGCGACCGCAGGCTCCGGCACCAGAGGGGCCTGGTCCTGGTGGAGGGCGTGCAGCTCGCCCGGGATGCACTGGCGGCGGGGCTGGGCGTGGAGCTGGCGGTGCTGGCACCGGAGATGTGGGGAGAGGAGGCCCGCGGCTTGGCCGCGGGCCTTCCTGCCGATCGCGTGGTCGAGGTGAGCCCCTCGCTCTTCCGCCAGCTGAGCGATGTGGAGAGCCCCCAGGGCGTGGCGCTCCTGGTGCGCATGCCGGCCCCGTGGGACGGGCGCTCCGGCAGCGCGGACCATCCGCTGCTGGTGGTCGACCGGCTCCAGGATCCGGGCAACCTGGGCACGCTCCTGCGCGCGGCCGAGGGGCTGGGCTGCCGGGCGGCGCTTCTCCTGGAGGGGACGGTGGACGTCTGGAACCCCAAGGTGGTGCGGAGCGCCATGGGGGCCGCCTTCCGCCTGCCCCTCCGCTGGGGGGTGGAGCGGGAGCGGCTTCTGGCGGAGACGGTCGCGCAGGGCTGGAGGCTGCTGGTGGCGATGCCGCGGGGCGGGCGGCCGCTCTGGGAGACCCCCTTGCTGGGGCCCGTGGCGGTGGTGGTGGGCAACGAGGCCGGAGGCGTCTCCGAGGAGATCCGGCGCCGGGCGGAGGCGGTCACCATCCCCATGGAGGGTGGAGAGTCGTTGAACGCCGCCGTCGCGGGTGCGATGATCCTCTATGAGGCGGCGCGGCAGAGGGCTGCCATTCAGCGAAAAGCGATGTTATAA
- a CDS encoding YqzL family protein, translating to MPAADFFWAIFERTGSILAYLLYRSLLGGNG from the coding sequence GTGCCGGCGGCCGACTTCTTCTGGGCGATCTTCGAGCGTACCGGGTCGATCCTGGCGTACTTGCTCTATCGGAGCCTGCTGGGCGGCAACGGCTGA